The Canis aureus isolate CA01 unplaced genomic scaffold, VMU_Caureus_v.1.0 ptg000086l_RagTag, whole genome shotgun sequence genomic sequence ttttcctgtagggacacccggatggctcaggagTGGAGTGTCTTCTGCCTTCGGGTcacggcatgatcccggggtcagagatggagtcccacattgggttccttacaggaagcctgcttctccctctgcctatgtctctgcctctctgtgtatgtgtctctcaagaataaagtaaaaaatattattattattattattttttttttttaccatgtaagTGACTTTAGCACTCCTAAGACTCAGATGCTTGGTGGAGATGGGCACTTGGGACAAGGGCAAGAGCTGGCTGGTTGCTGGCTTGCTGCAAGACCAACTGGCCATCATCACCAGAGGGGACACAGGTATCAGAAAGGCCATCATGACCAAGATCTTGCAGCTGGGGTGTAATGTGGTCATTGCGTCACGTAACTTTGATTGACTAAAATCTACTGCAGATgaactgagcccaccaggctcAGGTCACTCCCATAAAATGCAACATCTGCAAAGAAAAGGCGGTGAACAATTTGGTCAAATCCACCTTAGATATTTATGGTAAGATCAATTTTTTGTAAACAATGGAGGAGGTCAGTTCAGGTCTCCTGCAAAACACATCAGTGCAAAGGGATGGCATGCTGTGATCGAAACCAAATTGATGAGCACCTTCTACATGTGGAGAGCAGTTTACAACTCCTGGATGAAAGAGCATGGAGGATCCATTCTGAATAATATTATCCTTGTTTAAAATGGATTTCCAGGACTTGTGTATAGTGCAGCTGCCAGAGCAGGTGTTTACAATCTCACCAAATCCTTGGCTGTAGAATAGGCCAGAACGGAGTAAGGAGCAACTGTGTTGCCCCTGGCGTCATTTATTCCCTGACTGCTATTGACAACTATGGCTCTTTGGCAAAAGACGTATTTGGACGGTTAAGAAAATTCCAGCGAAGCAAATTGGAGTTCCTGAGAGATCTCCCTATTGGTCTGCTTCCTGCTGTCTCCTGTAGCTTCTCTTATCACTGGAAAATTGGTGGATGGGGATGGGGCCAGTCTTTGTATATGGGAGTGTTTGATATACAACTGGCCTTAGCGAGCGGGGGATATTTCTGTTGTCAAAAGGATGAGGgagtctttcaggaataaagccaagctatggaaactaCATATGTTTTTTATCCCCAAATGTCTTAGTATCTCCAGAATGGCCTTTGGTACTTTAGAGTTATAATAATTTGTACGGAAAAATCACTTTCTGCCTTTTGAATGTTATCAGTTATGCCCAAGCAGAAACtattcctgaaataaatgcattcttaaGCCCCAACCAATGTTGTTTAGCCTgtgtttaaagacttttttatgaatgaaattaacatactttatttattattttttaaagactttatttatttattcatgagagacacacagagagagaggcagagacacagacagagggagaagcaggctccatgccgggagcccaatgtgggactcgaaccaaggattccaggatcacgccctgggccgaaggcaggcactcaacggctgagccacccaggtgtccctctagaaaattattttttcacgcTATACGTCCACCTACCAAAAAGTCCTATTCATTGTGCATCATGGATACATCAGGGATTGGCATCTCAGTAATCAGTATGGGCCTTACCCTCACTGGGTGTTTTATTggtagtggatttttttctttcctatgtgatgcatcttacaaattctttttttttaaagattttatttatttattcatagacacagagagagaggcagagacacaggcagagggagagggagaagcaggctccatgcagggtgcccgacgcgggactcgatcccgggcttccaggatcacaccccaggctgcaggcggcgccaaaccgctgcgccaccggggctgcccgcatctTACAAATTCATCTCTCTCAAAGCTATCCGATGTTTGTGAAGAgaggagcattttattttaaagattttatttattcatgagagacacggggtggggggggagagagagaggcagagacacaggcagagggagaagcaggctccatgcagggagcccgacgtgggactcgatccggggaatccgggatcatgccctgggcccaaggcaggcgctcaacccctgagccacccaggtgtccctgagacaGGGAAGCATTGCGGAGGGTTTGTTGCTGCTGGATTTGTGGGAAAGCTCTGAGAGTGGAGGTTGGAGGACGAAGAGTTAGCTGCCAGATTCTCCTGCTGCCTAAACCTTAACTGTGACAGGCAGTTTCCCTCACTTTGCTGAGCCACCTTTCACTGGAATCTTCTCCAAAGAAGCTCGTCTTTTTGTCTTAGCTATCTGTAGTCAACAATCTGGATACTGAAGActagatccttcttttttttaagattttatttatttattcatgatagacagagagagaggcagagacacaggcagagggagaagcatgctctttgcagggagcccgatgcgggacccgatcctgggactccaggatggcgccctgggctgaaggtaggcgccaaacccctgagccatgcagggatcccctgaagactAGATCCTTCAATAATACAGTGAGCTCTTGGGAGAGCTTCctttatttatgttcatcagtTGGTTTTTGTTCTTGGGTCAATATTACTTTATGCAAATATCTGGTAAAGTTAGTATCTTTTAGCAttctcttattttgttgtttcttctagattaaagttataattatttagacagattaccaaaaatattctgattataaCAATAAGTTAAGAATttatatcttttcaatatttgctttctgcccattgacaagtctttagttttgttaattttattccattacatCAATAATTtgctattcttaattttatttcacatatttattattaatgtcatCCCTAGTGATAGCCTGGTTAGGGTGTGGTTTCTTTCATGTGTCTAAGTTACTTTGCCATTGTACATTTACTATTCAGTTCTTGCTGGATATACTCAACATTCCCATCCAgtcacatcaataaaaatattcttattatattagcctttaaaatttttttttcttttagctttctaTTGGTAAAAAAGGTAGAATCATGACTCTCATATAGAGTTATAAAGTGAATATATGAGGCAGATGTTATAGCCAATTCAAAAGAAGAATCCAAACAGTGCAGTTATATGACATAAAGGGATGGTGAGatgaattatgaataaagataaaactgCTTTTCCACAGGTGGAAATTAGCGGAAAGTCACTACCAGGCTAGATAGAATTATATATCTATCAGTTACCTACAACATACAAGGAGTTACAAAATCGCACAAAGATAATGAACAGGAATCTGAGCTGATAATCTAGAATCTGATAATCTAAAAGGGTATACATTATAAAGGATGCATAGTTTTCCACTGAAATACAtgggttttttctctttttcttttaattgctatTGAGAGCACCAGCATTACATGTCATATTGCATTGGCCGCAGCTTTCCCAATGTTGATAGTGTGTATGCTTGTCCTAATTCAAACATCAACAAAATACTGATAGTGCTGCTcgttctgtctttgtttctcttggttCTCATGATATGATCCGTGTCCATAGGTATAGTCACTTTGCCATTTCTAATTCtgattagttctttttctcttctttacagtctgcctatttttctcctaatgctgtttttctgctaattattttatcttcaagtGCTCGTAATTATGCCCTTTCTTCTGCTGCCTTTGTggttgattttattcttattaaatgaATTGTAGAGTTTATATGTTCGGTGTTCTTTAGTAATTGAAGAATCTGACTATGAATTTGCCTCTAACTAAAAACTTTACtttacagcaatgtccacaatagccaaactgtggcaggagcctcggtgtccatcgacagacgaatggataaagaagacgtggtctatgtatacaatggaatattactcagccattagaaacaatgaatactcaccatttgcttcaacatgaatagaactggagggtattacactgagtgaagtaagtcatttggagaaggacaaacgttatatggtttcattcattcgggaaatataaaaaatagtgaaagggattataggggaaaggagagaaaatgagtgggaaatatcatagagggtgacagcacatgagagacgcctaactctgggaaacaaacaaggggtagtggaaggggcggggggacggggggactgggtgatgggcacagaggggggcgcttgacgggatgagcactggatgttatactatatgttggcaaattgaactccaattaaaaaatatacaaaacaaataactttGCTTTAGTCTCAAGAACTTTGATGTGTCCCTCGTGCCAAAAGGGAAAGAACACTTTCttcccctgcttttctttccagcatttccttttgaaaatttgtgatcctaatcttctttgttcttttcacacatatgtaatcttttaaaaagctgaacaagCCTTTTGCCAGTTTTGCATTCTAGGTGTGTCTTTCTGGAGCCACCTCTGTGAAAGGTGAACACAGAGGAGTGTGGGGTTCTGTCTCCCTAACTCTGTGGAAGTTTTGTCCAAGCACTTGGctccaagttttaatttttcctttggactAAGACAGTTGTATGTATGTAATGGATTGTTTCTGCCTAGCTATCTAAAAGGGTGAGATTTCTTTATCATTCCAATTTCTTTAGCTGAATGCCTGTGATATGCATCATGGTCTGGTTTAATGCTTAATAACAAAACTTTCATTCTTGTCTACATTTTGTGAAGGGGTTGTACTGGGTtgacaggagattttttttaaagagttatttatttatgatagacagagagagagagagaggcagagacacaggaggagggagaagcaggctccatgctgggagcctgacgtgggactcgatcccgggactccaggatcccgccctgggccaaaggcaggtgctaaaccgctgagccacccagggatcccctgacaggagattttatttaattatttctccccccccaaaaaaaattatttctcccaaCAGTGtacttttttaattactttatttatttatttatttatttatttatttatttatttatgagagcccaagagggtggtggggaggggcagaagaagagggaaagagggtctCAAGCAAACTATATGCAGAGCGCAGAGCCTGGAGCcctctgcagggctcaatcccacaacccctgggagaaaccaagagttggacgctcaactgactgcaccaccatgCAGCCCCCCAGCAGTGTCCTTTTGCTGTCTTAACAATCTGTGTGTTATGGTTGTTATTATCTAAAACTTATAAGAAAGTTAAAAGTCAATTTAAGTGATTGTCACGTTATATATACTCTGGtccaaaattttgaaatcttttaaagacatcttgagaaacatttgttgcttttatttatttatttatttattttgttgttgttgttgttgttgttgttgcttttattaagGACCATCTAGTACACTTGTGATTGGGACCTTATAATCATGACGATTACATTTTTCCAATGGTTGTTACTGATACATACTAGCACCACTGATGTCTATATGTCAATCTTATGTGACACAACCTGGCTGAACTCTATTATTCTGTAGGTTTGTCTAGGATTGTCTTGGATTTCCTGTGTAAAGAGTCATATGATCTACATTTATTagcacttttgtttcttcttttcctgttctcaTACAACCTTTTTCCTTGTAAAAGTGTGACAGGATgtccagtacagtgttgaatagaagcGGCGATATGACATCTGAGTTAGTCCAGGCCCCACAGGAACCAGATGCTAAGATAGGAAAATGTGCAAGGATTTTACTAGGGGAGTTGTctatgaaggaaaatgaggaaggagcCAAGGAAGGCTTGGAGAGCTACAGATGGACATAGGCGATGAGGCAATTAGGGAGGCAAGGTGAGGTGGAAGTGTGCCAGATCCACCAGGCACTCTCAAGCAGGTTCAGCAAAGTCCTTGGCAAGTCCTCAAACCAAAGTGTCTCCCAGGAGCTAGTCTGTTGCACGCAGTCCTTGGTGCAGAGCAACACATGTGAGGTGTGGCCCTTGCTCCAGGCTGCCAGGGATTCTTGTGGGCAACAGGGTGGGCCCTGGATCAGTGACACTCCCTGAATTGGACGTGCAGGGTGCATCAGGTGTGCAGGATGTGAATGGTGGCTCTTATTTGACTTTAAAGGCAGTGTATATAGAACACCACTACTAAATATCAGGTTCAGGAATTTTCTTCCTATCCCTTACTTGATTTTCCTGTCGCCATTGACACAGTTAAATAATTAATGACATTAACCCTTCTTGCATTCCTGGTATCAATCATACATGATCATCTTTTTAAGAGAACGATTTGTCAGTGTTTCATTGTTTAGGACTTTTACATCCAGCTTcaaaagtgaggggatccctgggtggctcagcggtttggcaactgcctttggcccagggcgtgatcctggagtcctgggattgagtcctgtgtcgggctcctggcatggagcctgcttctgcgcctctctctctctctctctctctctctctgtctctcatgaatgaatgaatgaataaataaataaataaatatctttatacaAAAGTGAGATTGGCCAATAATTGCCAATATTCACTGTTCCTTAAAAAGGGACAtattatatttctcagttttcttgccaACGCCATAATAGCATCATAGGAGTGGATTTCATAGCTTGGTGAGATTACGAATGAATGTTTCCTGTCTCTGACTTCTATAGATTCTAGTTTTGTACTGTCCAAAAATGTAGCATGTAGCTACATGTAgctattaattgaaattaaataaaactaaaaattgagtTAGTCCcatgagccacatttcaagtggtcTGTTGTCACATGTGTCTCATGGCTTTCACATCAGACAGCACGGGTCTAGAAAATCTCTGTCACAGCACAAAGATCTGCTCTGTAGCCTGGGTGGCCTTGGAGGGTAATGGGATGGGGCTACACTTCCCTAGGAAGTGTAGGAAGAAAGCCTAGGAAGCCTAGGAAGAAAGGAGGGTTTAGGCCGTGGAAAGAATATAAGTGACCTGAAATTAACCTGATGCTTcatgagtgaagaaagaaaacctccggttaaggaccatcctgctaaaagataaaagggtcaaccaggaaattaaggaagaattaaaaagattcatggaaactaatgagaatgaagatacaaccgttcaaaatctttgggatgcagcaaaagcagtcctaagggggaaatacatcgcaatacaagcatccattcaaaaactggaaagaactcaaatacaaaagctaaccttacacataaaggagctagagaaaaaacagcaaatagatcctacacccaagagaagaagggagttaataaagattcgagcagaactcaacgaaatcgagaccagaagaactgtggaacagatcaacaaaaccaggagttggttctttgaaagaattaacaagatagataaaccattagccagccttattaaaaagaagagagagaagactcaaattaataaaatcatgaatgagaaaggagagatcactaccaacaccaaggaaatacaaacgattttaaaaacatattatgaacagctatacgccaataaattaggcaatctagaagaaatggacgcattcctggaaagccacaaactaccaaaactggaacaggaagaaatagaaaacctgaccaggccaataaccagggaggaaattgaagcagtcatcaaaaacctcccaagacacaagagtccagggccagatggcttcccaggggaattttatcaaacgtttaaagaagaaaccatacctattctcctaaagctgtttggaaagatagaaagagatggagtacttccaaattcgttctatgaggccagcatcaccttaattccaaaaccagacaaagaccccaccaaaaaggagaattacagaccaatatccctgatgaacatggatgcaaaaattctcaacaagatactggccaataggatccaacaatacattaaaaaaattattcaccatgaccaagtaggatttatccctgggacacaaggctggttcaacacccgtaaaacaatcaatgtgattcatcatatcagcaagagaaaaatcaagaaccatatgatcctctcattggatgcagagaaagcatttgacaaaatacagcatccattcctgatcaaaactcttcagagtgtagggatagagggaacattcctcgacatcttaaaagccatctatgaaaagcccacagcaaatatcattctcaatggggaagcactgggagcctttcccctaagatcaggaacaagacagggatgtccactctcaccactgctgttcaacatagtactggaagtcctagcctcagcaatcagacaacaaaaagacattaaaggcattcaaattggcaaagaagaagtcaaactctccctcttcgccgatgacatgatactctacatagaaaacccaaaagtctccaccccaagattgctagaactcatacagcaattcggtagcgtggcaggatacaaaatcaatgcccagaagtcagtggcatttctatacactaacaatgagactgaagaaagagaaattaaggagtcaatcccatttacaattgcacccaaaagcataagatacctaggaataaacctaaccaaagatgtaaaggatctataccctcaaaactatagaacacttctgaaagaaattgaggaagacacaaagagatggaaaaatattccatgctcatggattggcagaattaatattgtgaaaatgtcaatgttacccagggcaatatacacgtttaatgcaatccctatcaaaataccatggactttcttcagagagttagaacaaattattttaagatttgtgtggaatcagaaaagaccccgaatagccaggggaattttaaaaaagaaaaccatagctgggggcatcacaatgccagatttcaggttgtactacaaagctgtggtcatcaagacagtgtggtactggcacaaaaacagacacatagatcagtggaacagaatagagaatccagaagtggaccctgaactttatggtcaactaatattcggtaaaggaggaaagactatccactggaagaaagacagtctcttcaataaatggtgctgggaaaattggacatccacatgcagaagaatgaaactagaccactctctttcaccatacacaaagataaactcaaaatggatgagagatctaaatgtgagacatgattccatcaaaatcctagagaagaacacaggcaacaccctttttgaactcggccatagtaacttcttgcaagatacatccacgaaggcaaaagaaacaaaagcaaaaatgaactattgggacttaatcaagataagaagcttttgcacagcaaaggatacagtcaacaaaactcaaagacaacctacagaatgggagaagatatttgcaaatgacatatcagataaagggctagtttccaagatctataaagaacttattaaactcaacaccaaagaaacaaacaatccaatcatgaaatgggcaaaagacaggaacagaaatctcacagaggaagacatagacatggccaacatgcacatgagaaaatgctctgcatcacttgccatcagggaaatacaaatcaaaaccacaatgagataccacctcacaccggtgagaatggggcaaattaacaaggcaggaaacaacaaatgttggaggggatgcagagaaaagggaaccctcttacactgttggtgggaatgtgaactggtgcagccactctggaaatctgtgtggaggttcctcaaagagttaaaaatagacctgccctacgacccagcaattgcactattggggatttaccccaaagatacagatgcagtgaaatgcagggacacctgcaccccgatgtttatagcagcaatggccacgatagccaaactgtagaaggagcctcggtgtccaacgaaagatgaatggataaagaagatgtggtctatgtatacaatggaatattactcagctattagaaatgacaaatacccaccatttgcttcaacgtggatggaactggagggtattatgctgagtgaagtaagtcagtcggagaaggacaaacattatatgttctcattcatttggggaatataaataatagtgaaagggaatataagggaagggagaagaaatgtgtgggaaatatcagaaagggagacagaacgtaaagactgctaactctgggaaacgaactaggggtgttggaaggggaggagggcggggggtgggagtgaatgggtgtcgggcactgggggttattctgtatgttagtaaattgaacaccaataaaaaattaaaaaataaaataaaataaaataaaataaaatggtaagaaaaaggTCAAATTGTCTCGAAGGGTGCCGTTCAGATATGGCTCTCTGTGCTTCTAGTAGAGAAAGACCCTTAAATCTAGTGTGTCTTTGTCCTGCCTGAGaggaaagatattttctttccaatagaAAAAATACCGCCCAAAAATAGAAACTCTCAACTTTACTCCCGTGGATGATAGAGCTGATTACGAGACTGCAAAACAAAGCGGTGAGATCCTAAATGATGTGAGTACCTGTCATTCTAAAATTACCCGATCATGAAATGTCATTTCCAAAGATTTTCACCTACTTTAGCTCAGCGTGCAGTCATTGTCTGAGACACAGACTGTAATCATGAGATGATGCTAGCATTTTCCCGAGCAACATTATGATTTCTTAATATCAAGTATGTTAAACCTCTGGCTTCTCAATTCCAGAGTAAATACCAGAAAGATTGGAATGATGCCAAATCACAGTACACCCTCACCGAGACCCCCTTGCTGCACACTGCCCAGGAGACAGCCCAGATGCTGGACCAGGTATGGGTTTCAGCCAGATGCCTGATACTCCTGGGCGGGGGAACCGAGGACCGGAATGTAACAGTGGGGAGATGTATGCACATGACCAGCGCCCTTCTGACTCCTTAGGTTAAGCTCTGTTGTGGCTCTCTGTCTTTTACTATCTCTACAAGGAAGGCTGGGAGAAACAAAAAGCTACGGGCTACGGGTTACATTTTGCCTCTAGACGCGTACCATTTGTTCACGCCCATCACTCTGGTGACATTCAGAGCGAGGTCATTTATCCTTCTAGGAGCGCACGCTGGGGGCTCCTGGAGCTAGGAGGCCTGGGGATGTTTGGAGTCCTCTACCCTTCTGGTCCTCTCTGGGCTTTGAGAGTGTTTGTTTTGTTGGCTTCTTTAAAAGCTATGGTCTGAGTGTTTACTCTCTTCTATTCCCTCACTTCCTTAAAATCTCTAAGCTTTCCAATAAAACATAGGCAGAATTAGAAAACGAatgtatttttcctacttttaaatctgtatttcttcatatttattatgtcagtgctttttgttctttattctcgGGGAGGCAGGTGACAAAAGGCTGAGGGGCTGTGTGTGCTGATGTTTCAAGCTCCCCTTTTCCTTGAGAGCTTGTCACAACCGAtggaatctctatttttttttctcccaccagCTGAACTACAAAGCTGAACATGTAAAACAAAGAGGTCATTATGTTGGTGTTCGACGATGAGAGATGATCCTAAACTGGTTTGGTTTGAGCGCACAGGCCAGATTCAGAATGACAGACTATACAGAGAGGACTACCATAAAACAAAGGCCAAGATCAATATATAGCCACTGATATGGTGTCGGTGTTGGCTGCCAAGCATGGGCAGGACCTCGTCAGTGATATTGATTACCGTAATTACCTGCACCAATGGATGTGTCATCCTGACCAAAATGACATTATCCAGGCAAGGAAAGCCTCTGACCTACAGAGCAATGtaagtaatttttgtttcttaatgacCTAGGAATGTATGGTGTACTCAGAGAGTTACAGGCAGTACTCTGGAAGCACCGGGCTTTGAAACTTTGAGCCATAAATACTGAATTTGTTCCCAGAAGGGAACTGAGGCTGAATCTTTTGTAGAGAAAAACCAGGAGCAGTGATTGACAGCTTTGCCTTTTTGACGACTTATTTCCGAGTATCGTTCAAAGCCAATTTTTttcattggttgtttttttttgtttttgcatcatCTTTGACATCACGAACATCTCACATTGGCCTGGGAGATTATCagctgatttaaaataataaatggcttGGGGTGAGAATGGAGAGTAAATGGGGGTTGTAGTTAGTGTAGGCAAAGACCTGGGTATGCCCTTTGCCAAGCGTCTCTTCTTCAGGCGTTGATGTAGGACTTGCTTGCAAAGAAtcaaagcaaaagagaaacaaaatcctgATAAACTACCTGAGGGCCCAGAATCTGCTTGCACAGAGCTTTGGGTGAGGGTAGGGAAGAGAATACATGACCTAGGCCACCTTGCAGTGAGGCCTGAGCCCAGACGTGTAGCTGCCGCCAGCAGTTCCTAAGGAACAGAAACTCCATGCATCGACCTGATGCTCAGACATACCCTGGAGCTAACCCACCTGGTCTTCTCATTACCACTTTGGAAACAGGAAATCAGAGGCTGCCTGCCACCAGGTGGTGAGCTTGAACTTGCCACCTCCCTGTTGCTGCAGCAGAACGATGGTCATGGACATTTAACCAGATCAGCAGCTCCATTGTGGttgatgtggggtggggagggggagagctaGGCCTGGCCAGGGGCATGTGTCCCCTACTCTACCATACAGGAGCATTTAGTTGTATCACTTCCTTTGTGTAGTTAGTCTAAATTTCCCACGTACcaagtaattaaatataaatcctTCTAAAAACCCACCCTCCCTGGTAAAACCCTTCCTTGGACTCAATGCTAGATACAATGGCTCCCTGCCCGTAGCTCCCATAGCCCTTGAGTGTTCTTGCTGTTACACTCTCCACTTATAAAGGACTTGTCTTCACACCAGATTCCTTTGTACTTATCTCTGAAAGCACCTAGTACAGTACTTTGCTCATAATAATAGGCTCACAGGATACCTCTCTGGTGAACAGGTGAAATCATGATTGCATCAAGAGATGACAGTCACTAGAGGGAAATCCTTAAAAAGCTCCTGAAAAAGTTGCTTCAGACCTACAGTCTGGAATCCTGTGCCTGAGTCATTTATGCCTGCGTTGTATCTCTCTTCCTGCTCTCAGGATGTCTACAAGGCTGACCTGGAGTGGCTCCGTGGCATTGTCTGGATACCCGTGGACTCTGTGGACTACGTGAGGGTTACGAAGAACCAGGAAATGGTGAATCAGGTACACAAACCCTGTTCTTACCTAATGCCTGGCCGCCTTGCCTGTCATGTGGGGGCAGGTACCCACTGGAAGGAGACCAGTCTTAATCATCTCTGTTTCCTTGCAGATAAAATACAAGAAGGCTGATCTCGACAACTGTCCTAACTTCACAAGTGTGGTGGATCCTCCAGAGATTGTTTTGGTGAAGATTAACTCAGTCAGTCAAAGTGATGTAAgttttctttgtgtatagtgaTGTGTGCATGGACTGGGGAGT encodes the following:
- the LOC144309556 gene encoding nebulin-like; the encoded protein is MVSVLAAKHGQDLVSDIDYRNYLHQWMCHPDQNDIIQARKASDLQSNDVYKADLEWLRGIVWIPVDSVDYVRVTKNQEMVNQIKYKKADLDNCPNFTSVVDPPEIVLVKINSVSQSDVKHKETFNKVLKGKYLFSPDTPYITHSKDMRKLYSTILYKGA